A genomic segment from Hippoglossus stenolepis isolate QCI-W04-F060 chromosome 3, HSTE1.2, whole genome shotgun sequence encodes:
- the LOC118104808 gene encoding serine/threonine-protein kinase 35, with the protein MDTVCGVNWPRRSRTARVVCRQQKRARVDEGSVLRCVIVGNTEDHDMEEDTGPFKHDCLERRVMAPRYSLLREVGRGTYGIVYEAVARRSGAKVAVKKLRCDAPENVELALQEFWALASLEKRHENVVQLEECVLQRNGMAQKMSHGNKLSKQYLRLVETSLKGERVLSPPEEPCYLWFIMEFCEAGDLNQFILSRQPDPQTNNSFMLQLTSAVAFLHENNIVHRDLKPDNILISEKSGTPVLKVADFGLSKVCAGLGNTNEGNESEDKNKNINVNKFWLSSACGSDFYMAPEVWEGHYTAKADIFALGIIIWAMLERITFIDAESKRELLGTYVRQGSDIVPVGEALLENPKMVLNIPQKRRSCMSDGVKKLLQEMLAVNPQDRPDAFELQARMDQVMCAA; encoded by the exons ATGGATACAGTTTGTGGAGTCAACTGGCCAAGACGCAGCAGGACAGCGCGAGTCGTTTGCAGGCAGCAAAAGAGAGCACGGGTTGACGAGGGTAGTGTGCTGCGGTGTGTGATCGTGGGAAATACGGAAGACcatgacatggaggaggacacgGGCCCCTTCAAGCATGATTGCCTGGAGCGGAGGGTCATGGCGCCCCGCTACAGTCTTTTGCGAGAGGTGGGGAGGGGTACATACGGCATCGTGTACGAAGCGGTGGCCCGGAGGTCCGGTGCTAAAGTCGCTGTGAAGAAACTGCGGTGCGACGCGCCGGAAAACGTGGAACTCGCCTTGCAGGAGTTCTGGGCTTTAGCGAGTCTGGAGAAAAGGCACGAGAATGTGGTTCAGCTGGAAGAGTGTGTGCTGCAGAGGAACGGTATGGCCCAGAAAATGAGTCACGGGAACAAACTGTCCAAACAGTACCTGCGTCTGGTAGAGACTTCACTAAAAG gtGAGAGAGTGCTCAGTCCTCCAGAAGAGCCTTGTTATCTCTGGTTCATCATGGAGTTCTGTGAAGCCGGTGACCTCAACCAGTTTATCCTGTCTCGGCAGCCTGACCCACAAACTAATAATAGCTTCATGCTTCAGTTGACCAGTGCTGTCGCTTTCCTGCATGAAAATAATATTGTCCATAGAGATCTTAAACCTGATAACATCCTCATCTCAGAGAAGTCTGGGACTCCGGTCCTCAAGGTGGCAGACTTTGGCTTGAGTAAAGTTTGTGCAGGTTTGGGTAACACCAATGAGGGCAATGAAAGTGAAGATAAGAACAAAAACATCAATGTCAACAAGTTTTGGTTGTCATCAGCATGTGGCTCAGACTTCTATATGGCTCCAGAAGTGTGGGAGGGCCACTACACAGCCAAGGCGGACATATTTGCCCTAGGCATCATCATCTGGGCTATGTTGGAGAGAATAACTTTCATTGATGCAGAGTCTAAGCGGGAATTGCTTGGAACATATGTTAGACAAGGATCAGACATTGTACCAGTGGGTGAGGCATTGCTAGAGAATCCAAAGATGGTACTGAACATCCCACAGAAACGCAGGTCATGCATGTCTGATGGGGTGAAGAAGCTGCTTCAGGAAATGCTCGCTGTTAATCCTCAGGACCGGCCTGATGCTTTCGAGCTGCAAGCCAGAATGGATCAGGTTATGTGTGCTGCTTGA